From Candidatus Brocadiaceae bacterium, the proteins below share one genomic window:
- a CDS encoding prolipoprotein diacylglyceryl transferase: MVNELFIISLITFFSVILWWGFKTLPGERWQIIASLPTIRERHGLWRGINLTYYGLLTANAYVTAVAILCILLGSMGTPLEETFAVIVAILLICVPASKYMARIVEKKKHTFTVGGAFFVGMLVAPWMICLVNIVLGTRMDGMLQCIPALAAFIIAYAFGEGMGRLACISFGCCYGKSLSNSHPFFRRIFQKYCFMFTGETKKVAYEGGLEGVKVMPIQAVTAVLYITIGIIGVCLFTKSYYMTAFLLVIIVTQAWRSLSEMFRADFRGFGKITGYQMMAMISILYSLGLSYFWPSQSYRVPDAAVGVSALWDPAIILFLLVLWYVIFLYTGRSAVTGSTLTFYVNKDRV; the protein is encoded by the coding sequence ATGGTGAATGAATTGTTTATCATTTCGCTCATCACATTTTTTTCCGTAATACTGTGGTGGGGATTTAAAACCTTACCGGGGGAAAGATGGCAGATTATTGCTTCTCTGCCAACTATCAGAGAAAGACACGGTCTCTGGAGAGGCATCAATTTGACGTATTATGGTTTATTGACGGCCAACGCGTATGTTACTGCCGTTGCGATACTATGTATTCTTCTGGGTTCCATGGGTACGCCATTGGAAGAGACCTTTGCCGTCATAGTAGCCATACTGCTCATTTGTGTGCCTGCGTCAAAATATATGGCAAGAATTGTGGAAAAGAAGAAGCATACCTTCACGGTTGGGGGCGCCTTTTTCGTCGGAATGCTGGTTGCCCCATGGATGATATGTCTGGTAAACATTGTATTGGGGACGAGGATGGATGGCATGCTTCAGTGTATACCTGCCCTGGCAGCTTTTATCATTGCGTACGCTTTTGGTGAGGGGATGGGGCGTCTGGCGTGTATCAGTTTTGGATGTTGTTACGGAAAATCACTGTCGAACAGCCACCCGTTTTTCAGGAGAATATTTCAAAAGTACTGTTTCATGTTTACCGGAGAGACCAAGAAAGTTGCCTATGAAGGCGGATTGGAGGGTGTGAAGGTTATGCCAATTCAGGCTGTCACTGCAGTGCTCTATATTACGATTGGCATTATCGGAGTATGCCTTTTTACGAAATCATATTATATGACGGCATTTCTTCTGGTCATTATCGTTACCCAGGCATGGAGATCCTTGTCGGAAATGTTCAGGGCGGACTTTCGGGGCTTTGGGAAAATTACCGGATATCAGATGATGGCAATGATCTCAATTCTTTACTCACTGGGTTTATCGTACTTCTGGCCTTCCCAATCATATAGAGTGCCGGATGCCGCCGTCGGAGTCAGTGCACTGTGGGACCCTGCGATAATTTTATTCCTTCTCGTGTTATGGTATGTCATTTTTCTGTATACCGGCCGAAGCGCGGTGACGGGATCAACCCTCACGTTTTATGTCAACAAGGACAGGGTTTAG
- a CDS encoding phosphatidylserine decarboxylase, with product MNDTDPVMFAYRHQYIDRATQKVCTEQLYGNRAVRLLYSHAREHAPFLFRALTSARGSQLLGFLNYEFSLGERISGNRKFLESLRINLEECVSSAAELNTMKRVFERKIRYWECRPMTDVSRAVVSPSDSRVIVGSFCETSQLFLKGKFFDYEELLGSNKGEWLREFLKGNFAIFRLTPEKYHYNHTPVAGKVVDFYEIHGEYHACNPGAVIAVVTPYSKNRRVVTVIDTDVRNGTGVGLVAMIEVVALMIGKIVQCYSAERYGNPLKVRPGMFLQKGVPKSMYRPGSSTNVLIFQKDRMRFAEDLIQNTLRQDVESRFSRGFGTSLVETDIPVRSFLGSAADVEKRECNKP from the coding sequence ATGAATGATACTGATCCTGTGATGTTCGCATATCGTCATCAATATATCGACAGGGCCACGCAAAAGGTCTGCACTGAACAGTTATACGGAAACAGGGCGGTAAGATTATTGTATTCTCATGCCAGGGAACACGCTCCATTTCTTTTCAGGGCCCTCACCAGCGCCAGAGGTTCTCAACTGCTTGGATTTCTTAATTATGAGTTTTCTCTCGGCGAAAGAATATCGGGGAACAGGAAATTTCTTGAATCCCTGAGAATAAATCTCGAAGAATGCGTAAGCAGCGCGGCAGAGCTGAATACCATGAAAAGAGTGTTTGAAAGAAAAATACGGTATTGGGAGTGCCGTCCCATGACGGATGTTTCCCGTGCCGTTGTTTCCCCATCGGATTCACGGGTTATTGTCGGATCGTTTTGTGAAACATCTCAACTGTTCCTGAAAGGGAAATTCTTTGATTACGAGGAGCTTTTGGGCAGCAATAAGGGAGAATGGTTGCGGGAGTTTTTGAAAGGGAATTTCGCCATATTCAGGCTGACACCGGAGAAATATCATTACAATCACACGCCGGTTGCCGGAAAGGTGGTTGATTTCTATGAGATACATGGCGAGTATCATGCCTGTAATCCTGGCGCCGTCATTGCCGTTGTTACCCCGTATTCAAAAAACAGGAGAGTCGTTACTGTAATAGATACCGATGTGCGGAATGGGACAGGGGTTGGTCTGGTTGCCATGATTGAGGTTGTGGCGTTGATGATTGGAAAGATCGTTCAGTGTTACAGTGCGGAGAGATATGGCAATCCTCTGAAAGTAAGACCTGGGATGTTTTTGCAAAAAGGGGTGCCGAAAAGCATGTATCGTCCTGGCAGCAGCACGAATGTCCTGATTTTTCAAAAAGATAGGATGAGGTTTGCCGAAGATTTGATTCAAAATACGTTGCGTCAGGATGTGGAAAGCCGTTTTTCCAGAGGGTTTGGAACATCTCTTGTGGAAACGGATATTCCGGTCCGTTCCTTTCTTGGCAGCGCTGCTGATGTTGAAAAACGGGAGTGTAATAAGCCGTAA
- a CDS encoding glycosyltransferase, with translation MKKIYRSDLHVHSCYSNKPSIWALRKINCPESYTSPSLIYQAAKKMGMDYVTITDHNTIQGALEIRHLPDTFLSTEVTTYFPEDGCKVHVVVLDITEEVFGDIMILRKNIYELVAYLQENDIVHFIAHPLYDNDKLTAETVEKMVLLFEVFEVKNGSRTKRFNVLIERILSSLTPEKMEFLSQKHTILPYGKEPWKKSMTGGSDDHGGLFIGRAYTASVDGESVKEFIRSIKVGKTWAEGEDGDPRTLAHSIYGVGYNFIKKKFTSKNGNSLPFVTNLLNNMFDCSPQKLSLFEKIKIFVIKNLPAEQEGYDDKNFDEILESEAKKLLSDKKFLTDIQSETMNGKIFAVTSFLANRLIYIYVDKLTRMSQSIGLMSYINSLSSIGIVQLFMLPYYVSFHQQNRGKFLVSELEEKFCLPDETRKKQKIALFTDTLHEINGVAITIKRFIESAKNQGLEFVVITSTSEETGLKNGVMNFKAIGDCNLPEYPELKLHFPPILNVIDYFEKEGFTQIHVSTPGTLGLTALFISKLMNTPISGTYHTDIPQYVKSLTNDEFLENAAWSYMLWFYNQMKEVMVPSASTQRQLIEKGLAVEKVKPFPRWVDTKSFSPSQRNSLLWSMYGLNSGIKFLYVGRVSKEKNLKLLAEAFIDIVKTGFSCNLIIVGDGPYRKELELLLNGYPVLFMGFLSGGELSRVYASSDVFVFPSTTDTFGNVVLEAQASGLPVIVSDEGGPRELIRNGKTGVIVKAHDKEALIHAMVSFLKDVGKCSSMGREARIFTETNDIQPCEEYHTIFHSRAVNEKQWETDELSCRRYQTSKAS, from the coding sequence ATGAAAAAAATATACCGATCAGATCTGCATGTCCATTCATGCTATTCCAATAAACCCTCCATCTGGGCCCTGCGAAAAATTAACTGTCCTGAAAGTTACACATCACCATCACTCATTTACCAGGCCGCGAAGAAAATGGGTATGGATTATGTAACAATAACTGACCATAACACCATACAGGGCGCTCTTGAAATACGACATCTTCCCGATACTTTCCTGAGCACTGAGGTGACCACATACTTTCCTGAAGATGGCTGCAAGGTTCATGTGGTGGTTCTTGATATTACCGAAGAAGTTTTTGGTGATATTATGATACTGCGAAAAAATATCTATGAACTGGTTGCATATTTACAGGAGAACGATATTGTCCATTTCATTGCGCATCCACTGTATGACAATGACAAGCTTACGGCGGAGACGGTTGAAAAAATGGTATTGCTGTTTGAAGTATTTGAGGTGAAAAACGGTTCAAGAACAAAACGGTTTAATGTCCTTATTGAGCGTATCCTTTCTTCGCTTACTCCGGAAAAGATGGAGTTTCTTTCTCAGAAACACACTATTCTTCCCTATGGAAAGGAGCCATGGAAAAAATCTATGACTGGCGGCTCTGATGATCACGGCGGATTGTTTATCGGCAGGGCATATACGGCATCCGTGGATGGTGAATCGGTAAAGGAATTTATCCGTTCCATAAAGGTGGGGAAAACGTGGGCGGAGGGAGAGGACGGTGATCCGCGTACCCTTGCTCACAGTATCTATGGCGTAGGATACAATTTTATCAAAAAAAAGTTCACTTCAAAGAATGGTAATTCTCTTCCCTTTGTGACGAACCTCCTGAATAACATGTTTGATTGCAGCCCGCAGAAGCTTTCTCTCTTTGAAAAAATCAAGATTTTTGTCATAAAAAATCTTCCCGCGGAGCAGGAAGGGTATGATGATAAAAATTTTGATGAAATACTTGAAAGTGAGGCGAAAAAGCTGCTGAGTGATAAAAAATTTTTAACGGATATTCAGTCGGAAACTATGAACGGAAAGATATTCGCGGTAACGAGCTTCCTTGCAAATCGTTTGATTTACATATATGTCGATAAACTTACCAGAATGTCTCAGTCCATTGGTCTTATGAGCTATATCAATTCCCTGAGCTCAATAGGGATTGTTCAACTCTTCATGTTACCCTATTATGTTTCATTTCATCAGCAGAACAGAGGCAAGTTCCTGGTAAGTGAACTTGAAGAGAAGTTTTGCCTGCCGGATGAAACAAGAAAAAAACAGAAAATAGCCCTGTTTACCGACACGCTTCATGAGATTAACGGAGTGGCCATAACGATTAAAAGATTCATTGAATCGGCAAAGAATCAGGGTCTGGAATTTGTCGTTATCACCTCTACTTCGGAAGAAACCGGATTGAAAAACGGAGTAATGAATTTTAAGGCGATAGGCGACTGTAATCTTCCTGAATATCCTGAACTGAAACTGCATTTTCCGCCTATCCTGAATGTGATCGATTATTTTGAAAAAGAAGGATTTACCCAGATACATGTGAGTACGCCGGGGACTCTCGGTCTAACGGCTCTTTTCATCTCAAAACTCATGAATACACCCATATCGGGCACATATCATACGGATATACCACAATATGTAAAAAGTCTTACAAATGATGAATTTCTTGAGAACGCGGCATGGAGTTATATGTTGTGGTTTTACAATCAGATGAAAGAAGTTATGGTGCCATCGGCCAGCACGCAGCGGCAGCTCATTGAAAAAGGTCTTGCCGTTGAAAAAGTAAAACCATTTCCACGCTGGGTTGACACCAAATCTTTTTCTCCTTCACAAAGAAATTCCCTTTTATGGAGTATGTACGGATTAAACAGTGGCATAAAGTTTCTCTATGTAGGGAGGGTTTCAAAGGAAAAGAATCTGAAACTCCTGGCAGAGGCCTTTATTGATATTGTGAAAACAGGTTTTTCCTGTAACCTGATCATTGTAGGTGACGGGCCGTACAGGAAAGAACTTGAGCTGCTGTTAAACGGATATCCCGTTTTGTTTATGGGTTTCCTTTCCGGAGGGGAACTCTCACGGGTGTATGCCTCTTCGGATGTATTTGTGTTTCCAAGTACAACCGACACTTTTGGGAATGTGGTTCTTGAGGCTCAGGCATCGGGACTGCCGGTGATTGTGTCTGATGAAGGCGGCCCAAGGGAATTAATTCGGAATGGGAAAACGGGGGTGATCGTAAAGGCACATGATAAGGAGGCGCTGATACATGCCATGGTGAGCTTCCTGAAAGATGTCGGAAAATGCTCTTCTATGGGTCGGGAAGCGCGAATCTTTACGGAAACGAATGATATTCAGCCCTGTGAGGAATACCATACAATCTTTCATTCACGTGCCGTAAATGAAAAACAGTGGGAAACAGATGAACTATCATGCAGGAGATATCAGACAAGCAAAGCTTCCTGA
- a CDS encoding glycosyltransferase family 2 protein: MELLFSVFLAVGGGAIALHLFIIGKALWYLKVTFPRQLRPYFKGKEETIFKEKPPVLVFIPCKGITEDFENNIEMMLRQKYIRYEIIYVTESMNDPAARVLSGHALKHSNLHHIIAGETTSCCQKNHNLLKGIDYASRNQLPGEIYVFADGDMCPDTHWLENMILPLADHEVFAVSGFRRLLPKQKSFAGLQHAVFNAFLGMAIIDNRYAGMWGGSMALSRQMFEKYQVYQKWSTAMVDDTSLTWIIKKHNLVRIFSPDCIVYSREAYDTRKRVIDWFIRQTQYGANYLRRYVGFGILVNTMIAFVVWSLPVSVFLAFFQIVSWDVVGYHVCLFVLSIISFTLLMDFNRFNCTFLKWILYVPFFLLFGVYCGWTGFLSKRVIWANIVYHVNRNGEVLKVER; this comes from the coding sequence ATGGAACTCTTGTTCTCTGTCTTTCTTGCGGTTGGGGGAGGAGCCATAGCGCTGCATCTGTTTATCATAGGAAAAGCGCTGTGGTATCTGAAAGTGACCTTTCCCAGGCAATTGCGACCGTATTTTAAAGGAAAAGAGGAAACAATATTTAAGGAAAAACCACCTGTCCTGGTCTTTATACCATGCAAGGGCATTACGGAGGATTTTGAAAACAACATAGAAATGATGCTCCGGCAGAAATATATCCGTTATGAGATCATTTACGTTACGGAAAGTATGAATGATCCTGCCGCACGGGTTTTGTCCGGGCATGCCTTAAAGCATTCCAATCTCCATCATATCATTGCCGGAGAAACTACCAGTTGCTGTCAAAAGAATCACAATCTTTTAAAAGGTATAGATTATGCAAGCAGAAATCAGTTGCCCGGGGAAATTTACGTGTTTGCTGACGGAGACATGTGTCCCGATACCCATTGGCTGGAAAACATGATTTTGCCGCTGGCAGATCATGAGGTGTTTGCCGTCAGTGGCTTTCGCCGCCTCCTTCCGAAACAAAAAAGTTTTGCCGGTCTTCAGCATGCTGTTTTTAACGCGTTTCTTGGTATGGCGATTATTGATAACCGTTATGCGGGAATGTGGGGTGGTTCCATGGCCCTCTCCCGTCAGATGTTTGAGAAATACCAGGTGTACCAGAAATGGTCTACTGCGATGGTGGACGATACATCCCTCACCTGGATTATTAAAAAACATAATCTGGTAAGAATTTTTTCCCCTGACTGTATTGTATACTCCCGTGAAGCCTATGATACCAGAAAAAGGGTTATTGACTGGTTTATCCGTCAAACCCAATATGGTGCAAATTATTTGCGGAGATATGTGGGTTTTGGGATTCTGGTAAATACCATGATAGCTTTCGTGGTCTGGTCGTTGCCGGTCAGTGTTTTCCTGGCATTTTTTCAGATCGTTTCCTGGGATGTGGTGGGGTATCATGTGTGTCTTTTCGTTCTCTCCATAATCAGTTTTACCTTGCTGATGGATTTCAATAGATTCAATTGCACCTTCCTGAAATGGATACTGTATGTGCCGTTCTTTTTACTCTTTGGCGTGTATTGTGGCTGGACGGGATTTTTGTCTAAAAGGGTGATTTGGGCGAATATTGTGTATCACGTAAATCGTAATGGAGAGGTGTTGAAGGTGGAAAGATAA
- a CDS encoding sulfotransferase domain-containing protein, which translates to MPIRLPNFLIVGAPKCGTTSIASCMNQHPDIYISPIKEPKFITAQFIRFPLKGPGDDFVENFTVKNFELYKKLFRKVKQEKAIGDASVDNLFFYKQAIPVIRNFLGDVKIIIVLRKPQDRAFSAYKNMLRDLRETLSFEEALEMETKRKQQNYEYLWLYKEVGFYYQQVKAYFEDFSQVKVFILEEFKNNNLGLLRQIFSFLEVDPDFIPARNMNLNVSGAPRYRCIQWFFKPTGFKGRMYKYSVMNGIPQEMLFTWIEILRHMNIQQITMKAATKNYLTNLYQKDILKLEKVLKKDLSRWLE; encoded by the coding sequence ATGCCGATCAGATTACCGAATTTTTTAATTGTCGGAGCTCCGAAATGCGGAACCACCTCCATTGCCAGTTGTATGAATCAGCATCCGGATATCTATATCAGTCCGATCAAGGAACCTAAATTTATTACGGCACAATTCATAAGGTTTCCGTTAAAAGGCCCTGGCGATGATTTTGTTGAGAATTTCACGGTAAAGAATTTTGAACTCTATAAAAAATTGTTCAGGAAGGTGAAACAGGAAAAAGCAATCGGAGATGCGAGTGTCGATAATTTGTTCTTTTATAAACAGGCCATTCCTGTCATAAGAAATTTTCTCGGTGATGTAAAGATCATCATTGTTCTCAGAAAACCACAGGACAGGGCATTCTCTGCGTACAAAAATATGCTGAGGGATCTGCGGGAAACGCTTTCTTTTGAAGAGGCATTGGAGATGGAGACAAAAAGAAAACAGCAGAACTATGAATACCTCTGGCTTTATAAAGAAGTGGGTTTTTACTATCAACAGGTGAAGGCGTATTTTGAGGATTTTTCGCAGGTAAAGGTTTTTATCCTGGAAGAATTTAAGAATAACAACCTCGGGTTGCTCAGACAGATATTTTCGTTTCTGGAGGTTGATCCTGATTTTATTCCTGCCAGAAACATGAACCTGAATGTTTCGGGGGCTCCCAGATACAGGTGTATACAGTGGTTTTTTAAGCCTACCGGGTTCAAGGGGAGAATGTATAAGTATTCGGTAATGAACGGGATTCCCCAGGAGATGTTATTCACCTGGATTGAGATATTGCGGCATATGAATATACAACAGATAACCATGAAGGCGGCAACAAAGAACTATTTAACAAATCTTTATCAGAAAGATATCCTGAAACTCGAGAAGGTATTAAAAAAGGATTTAAGCCGATGGTTAGAGTAG
- a CDS encoding radical SAM protein — MKKLFKHLSAFRDVKCLLKGRVPGQLILQYTDICNAKCPQCSMRVEENFFRSKMNIDRAKKIIDFAAENDIRALSFTGGEPLLFFDDVIALLKHAGSAGIKYTRTGTNGFLFMHSDKKDYTSRITRIAEALSETKLYSFWISIDSVDPAMHEKMRGLPGIIAGIEKAIPVFHDYGIYPSVNLGINRNVGGYTIHTPSPLQMYEEFRNAFQRFYRFVLELGFTIMNACYPLSVNHDGHAGLSPVYKATAIDTVVRFNAAEKAVVFQALLDTVREFKDSIRVFSPESALHSLIKQHTRGNGYGYACRGGKDFFFIDAKNADTYPCGYRGAENLGKFWELNVKGMDDKKSCKECDWECFRDPSELFGPFQDLCTRPLHFLKQYYRDKQSVKMWLRDIRYYKACDYFNGRVPPDYEKLSRVAGRRYMNGEDK; from the coding sequence ATGAAAAAATTGTTTAAACACCTGTCAGCATTCAGGGATGTAAAATGCCTGCTTAAAGGCAGGGTTCCCGGACAGCTGATCCTTCAGTATACGGATATCTGTAACGCGAAATGTCCGCAGTGCAGTATGCGCGTTGAAGAAAATTTTTTCCGTTCAAAAATGAATATTGACAGAGCGAAAAAAATTATAGATTTTGCGGCGGAAAATGACATACGAGCCCTGTCTTTTACCGGAGGCGAGCCTCTGCTTTTTTTTGATGACGTTATAGCCCTTTTGAAGCATGCGGGGAGCGCCGGAATAAAGTATACCAGGACGGGCACAAACGGATTTCTGTTCATGCATTCTGATAAGAAGGATTACACGTCGCGTATTACAAGGATTGCAGAAGCCCTTTCAGAAACAAAATTGTATTCCTTCTGGATCAGTATTGATTCTGTTGACCCTGCCATGCATGAAAAAATGAGGGGATTGCCTGGAATAATTGCGGGAATCGAGAAAGCCATACCCGTATTTCATGACTACGGAATTTATCCTTCCGTGAATCTTGGAATTAACAGAAATGTGGGTGGATACACCATTCATACCCCCTCTCCCTTACAGATGTATGAAGAGTTCAGAAACGCATTTCAAAGGTTTTACCGTTTTGTGCTTGAGCTTGGTTTCACGATAATGAACGCGTGCTACCCGTTAAGTGTGAATCATGACGGCCATGCCGGTCTCAGTCCGGTATACAAAGCGACAGCCATCGATACGGTCGTGAGATTTAATGCTGCTGAAAAGGCAGTGGTATTTCAGGCACTCCTTGATACGGTGCGGGAATTTAAAGACAGCATAAGGGTTTTTTCTCCGGAAAGCGCGCTGCATTCACTTATAAAACAACATACCCGGGGGAATGGATATGGTTATGCGTGCAGAGGAGGGAAGGATTTCTTTTTCATAGACGCGAAAAATGCCGATACCTATCCCTGTGGGTACCGTGGCGCTGAAAACCTTGGAAAATTCTGGGAACTCAATGTGAAAGGCATGGATGATAAGAAGTCGTGTAAGGAATGTGATTGGGAATGCTTCAGAGATCCATCCGAATTGTTCGGGCCATTTCAGGATTTGTGTACCAGGCCACTGCATTTCCTGAAACAATATTACCGTGATAAACAGTCTGTGAAAATGTGGTTGCGGGACATTCGATACTATAAGGCGTGTGATTATTTCAATGGGAGAGTGCCTCCTGATTATGAAAAGCTTTCGAGGGTGGCAGGGAGGAGATACATGAATGGGGAAGATAAGTGA
- a CDS encoding radical SAM protein, with translation MHSKEPVAFFLPLCRNPRLIARVLRAVFTKHVMAKREYRRGNGYSRIPIQQVSIKITNVCNLTCKTCAQWGDTGYNFSRSNAEVKRIVPVADYVRLTDGLKKHRPFYYIWGGEPFLYPGLLDLTARIKRNKSVLSLVTNATLLEEHAREIVEQSWDVLMFSLDGPEEEHDQIRGRKGTFKKMLRGITAVKKCKRDLKKTVPYILPLITISTWNVHKLDEIVKTAGELGVDCVVVYFSWFTDEKVGKAHDRIFEDRFGITPSSWKGFLFDHNVDTDVLIDSLNLIRQKRYKFPILYIPDLKDDQLAEYYRNPAEFFGYGPCVSPWMTVELMPNGDVSPCRDYPDYITGNILENPLEEIWNGNRFVTFRRALIKNGGTFPVCSRCCGLMGW, from the coding sequence ATGCATTCAAAAGAACCGGTAGCATTTTTTTTGCCTTTGTGTCGTAATCCACGATTGATAGCACGTGTTTTGCGTGCGGTCTTTACCAAGCATGTCATGGCGAAACGGGAATATCGGAGAGGTAACGGTTATTCACGCATCCCTATTCAGCAGGTAAGCATAAAAATTACCAATGTCTGTAATCTTACGTGCAAGACCTGCGCTCAGTGGGGCGATACGGGTTACAATTTCTCCAGATCAAACGCGGAAGTAAAACGAATTGTTCCTGTCGCCGATTATGTGCGATTAACAGATGGTTTGAAAAAACACAGGCCCTTTTATTATATCTGGGGAGGAGAACCGTTTTTGTATCCGGGGCTGCTGGATTTGACTGCCCGGATCAAGCGGAATAAATCCGTACTGTCTCTGGTGACCAACGCAACACTTCTGGAAGAACACGCCAGAGAAATCGTTGAACAGAGCTGGGATGTGCTGATGTTTTCCCTGGACGGTCCGGAAGAGGAGCACGACCAGATCAGGGGGAGGAAGGGAACGTTCAAAAAAATGCTCAGAGGTATTACCGCAGTGAAGAAATGTAAGCGTGATCTGAAAAAAACCGTGCCGTACATACTTCCTCTGATTACCATCAGCACATGGAATGTTCACAAGCTGGATGAAATAGTGAAGACCGCAGGAGAACTCGGGGTTGACTGTGTTGTGGTGTATTTCAGCTGGTTTACCGATGAAAAAGTGGGAAAGGCACATGACAGGATTTTTGAAGACAGGTTCGGTATCACCCCGTCTTCCTGGAAAGGCTTTCTTTTTGATCATAATGTTGATACCGATGTTTTAATTGACAGCCTGAACCTCATTCGGCAGAAGAGGTATAAATTTCCGATTCTGTATATTCCGGATTTAAAGGATGATCAGCTGGCAGAATATTATCGGAATCCCGCGGAGTTTTTTGGTTACGGACCGTGTGTTTCTCCCTGGATGACGGTGGAGTTAATGCCCAATGGTGATGTTTCTCCCTGTCGCGACTATCCTGATTATATCACCGGGAATATCCTGGAAAATCCGCTGGAAGAAATCTGGAACGGAAATCGTTTTGTTACCTTTCGCAGGGCATTAATAAAAAATGGAGGGACCTTTCCTGTCTGTTCGCGTTGTTGCGGATTGATGGGATGGTAG
- a CDS encoding methyltransferase, with the protein MSTRTGFRKEMNEYDVIKYMMPTVQYIKAFCKDRKIASITPSSTFAAKKLCKKIDFSKNNSILECGPGSGIFSFSILQQMSRGSRLLLVESNGDFASCLEQKITDPRVDIFHDNAINMQSVIHRCGIQAVDYVILGIPFSFSNHEQNDRIIAHSKSILKKGGKLFVYQFSPRIRKYLRHHFNHDRIKLDFEMFNIPPLFIFEALS; encoded by the coding sequence ATGTCAACAAGGACAGGGTTTAGAAAAGAAATGAACGAGTACGATGTAATAAAATATATGATGCCTACCGTGCAGTATATTAAGGCGTTCTGTAAAGACAGGAAGATTGCGTCAATCACACCATCGTCAACCTTCGCGGCAAAAAAACTCTGCAAAAAAATAGATTTTTCAAAAAACAATTCCATTCTTGAATGCGGTCCCGGAAGCGGAATATTTTCTTTTTCCATTTTACAACAAATGTCTCGTGGTTCCAGACTGCTGCTGGTGGAATCGAACGGGGATTTTGCCTCTTGTCTGGAGCAGAAAATCACTGATCCGAGGGTAGATATTTTTCATGATAATGCAATCAACATGCAATCGGTGATACATCGTTGCGGTATACAGGCGGTTGATTATGTGATCCTGGGTATTCCTTTTTCCTTCAGCAATCATGAACAGAACGACCGGATAATCGCACATAGTAAAAGCATATTAAAGAAAGGGGGAAAACTTTTTGTGTATCAGTTTTCACCGCGCATCAGGAAATATTTACGGCATCATTTTAACCATGACCGGATCAAACTGGATTTTGAAATGTTTAATATACCTCCGTTGTTTATTTTTGAGGCGCTGTCTTAG